The Aspergillus fumigatus Af293 chromosome 5, whole genome shotgun sequence nucleotide sequence TAATATACTTGTTTTTTAAGAATATGCCTACAGATGTACCTCCTGCAGTTGAACGATTCAACCCAGAGTTCGCGCGAGCACGGCAGGGCAGTGGAAAGTCATTGCCGCCTGCAATGCCTTCGCCGGTTACACCTGCAAATGGCCCCCCTCCGCGTCCAGATTCTCAGACAGATATTAAGGAGGATTTCTACTACGAAGGCGAAATTAGGTTCAAATCTTTAGCGAGGACCTTGCAGCGTTTCTGGAAGCCGCCCAGTCGTGATGGTACCTCCACTAGTCGTGCCGTTGTGTTTGCTGGCTCAAACCTGCGGAGCGTTTCCGATCTTCTGCCTCTCGCTTGCCGAATGGCCACTCAGAAGATAAATGAGGTGCATTTTGTGCTGATGGGAAGAGATGATGTATCCATCGAAGGCATACAGCGTGTTAATGGCATAAAGGAAGACGACTGTCCGATTGTCTGGCACGGTGTGTTTACTCTGGACCCGATTCATCAGCCCGGTGGGCTGACATTCTTGTCATTACAGATAGTCGACCTGACTATGCTCAATGGTCTACCGAGACTCGCATGGAGAGAGCCGTGACGGCTGGTTTAGACTACGTCCATGTCTATACCCGCGCGCAGGTTCTTATTACCCAAGGGGAGTCTTGGGAGGATCGCTTTTTCACAGAAGGCGTTCAAAGGAAGATCAGCAAGTCTGAGCTAACGCAGATCGCACTGCCGACTGCTGCGAGGAATATCATGTGGATGTCGATGTTGGATAGCGATGCTCTCAAAGGTGATCTTACCACTTGCGTAGCATTTTCTTCAACGTGCGAATGTGTGACTGACTTCTTGTCCAAAAGTATGGAATGACGTTCATGTTGAGATCCTCATGCAAGCACCTTCTGGATCATCTGGTTCCTTGATCCGTTTGATTCGATCCTTGGAAGCGGCAGATTACCTTGGGTCGACTCCCAGCCTGACTATTGAGCTGCCTCCTCGAGTTGATCCGCAGCTCCTACACTTCCTGCAAAAATTGAAGTGGCCTCCTCAGACTTCGAGCACAGTCACTCTCCGCCGCCGTATACAGCCAGATTACTTGACTCCAGTCGAAGCTTCTTTAAGAACGGTGGAAGCTTTCTATCCCAGAAACCCTAACGTAACGCATGTACTCTTGTTGGCCCCAGAGGCTGAGCTGGCGCCTTCGTTCTACCATTTTTTGAAATATACTATGTTGAAATATAAACATTCGGCTCAAACCAAGCGCACCCCTTGCAAATTATTGGGGTTTTCGCTCGAGCTTCCCTCATCACGACCCACAGATAACGGGCCTTTCGCACCACCGAAATCTGAACAATCACAGCAGCTAGGTGGCGAGCCGCTTCCTGTCTTTTTATGGCAGGCCCCAAACAGTCATGCGGCCTTGTATTTCGGCGATGGATGGGCCGACCTCCACTCTTTCCTCACTAACCGCCTCGCTCTACACCGGCCCACGTCTGAAATGTCAACGGAGGAGAAGTCTATCTCAAAGCGATATCCTGCTGTAATGGAGTATCTGCTCGAGCTAATTCGAGCTCGGGGTTATTACCTGCTTTACCCAAACTTCCCCGAACGTGGCACTTTTACTCTTGCAACAGTTCATAGCGAGCTGTCTCAACCACCTGAAGAATTTTTACACGACGGTCAAGTAGACTCAACTACGGCTCTTGAGTCATCCATCAACCAATTATCTGCGGAAAAACACTTGGACCAGGCATCGACGTTAATGCCGCTTCTTGAACGCTTCTCTCTATCGTTGCCGGACCTGAGCAGTTTGCCCCTGTTGTCATACGGTGGTGAGGAAATGTCAGACATTATGTGCTCGCAAGGCACAGAGGAATACGCGAAGAAGTTCGCTATCCATTATGGCGGCTGTCGAGACAGTGACTTAACAGATGGCTCGACGAGATTGTTTTGCCTGCATGAGCGAGAGAGCGGAGAAGAGAGCATCATTATATAAATTATGTTCAATCACCCTATGATCGACTTCAGTATCTACAAAATTCATTTGGATAGTTGGAATCGTGTAGTCTACTTATGCACAAGTGTTCCTATTGAGTTCGAAATCTCTCGTTTACAATCCAGCATTGACATCATTTCCTCCACTACCACGGAGTAAGCGGATGAGTATCACAACACGGCAATGCGTGTATAGACATGGCCACCTTTCCCTAGGCTATGGACATTGGCATATTCAGCCTAGCAATGTCTTAAGAACACCAAATTCAACCTATTGCTATTATCTGATTCCGTTGCTGAAAGCGAATGCATATCTCGGCGGTGAAGTGGCCTTACATAAGCGGGAGGAAGCTCCACTGTAGCGCAACGCCCAAGCGGCGATGATGAGCTCTCTTGCTTTCCATCAACAAACTCCGGATTCGCTCTCTGCTCCATCCACCAGTGTAGAGAGATCTCATTAATACACTGTCTGCTGCTGTATACGAGATTATAAGCAGCTTCCACGGACCTTTCTAGCCTATCTTTTTACCGTCCTCACCCAAACCGAGACCAACTCGCCAGGTACCCGTCAGAAATGGCGAAAGAAGGCGAGAGGTCAGCTCCCGCcgacaagggcaagggcaaggTTGATGATGTGAAAGATCTGCCTGGAGCGAAGAAGACACAGAATGACGAGAAGACACAAGCGAAtgggaaaaagaaggaggaggagtcgaAGGAAGGTATGTCATAATCGACCCATATAACCGCGTGGCCGCCGTCCGAAATGGCGTTTTTGCGACAATAGAAGGGTTAACGCTCAGGTTATCTTAGAGGAActcagcgaagaagatcagcaGCTGAAGAGTGAACTTGAGATGCTCGTCGAGAGATTAAAGGTATGAGGTCGAGCTGAGATTTGAATTTGTTGACCGATGACGTTAACCCTGGTGTCTTCCTTCATCAGGAACCGGATACGACTCTCTACGCTCCTGCCTTAGATGCGATCAAGAATTTCATAAAGACCTCGACTTCTTCTATGACCGCTGTCCCCAAACCCCTCAAGTTTCTCAGACCGCATTACGATGAGCTGACAGAGCTGTACGAGAAGTGGCCTGCGGGCGCTGTCAAGGTTGGTTAACCTCCAATTTCTCGTCTGGTTTGAAGCTATTTCCTGATACAATGGTTTTTTTGATTTAGGACTCGCTGGCGGATATGCTCTCTGTTCTCGGGATGACGTAcggggacgaggagaagctcgAGACGCTGAAATATCGCCTTCTCACCAAAGCAGAAGATCTTGGCTCGTGGGGTCACGAATATATTAGACATTTGGCTCTGGAAATTGGCCAAGAGTACCAAAACAGGTTGAACGCAGAGAAAGATGTACAGGACCTGATCGATCTCTCATTGTCACTTGTCCCCTACTTCTTGAGCCATAATGCCGAAGCCGATGCTGTTGACCTCCTTAGTGAGCTGGAAATCATTGAGGAGATTCCCCGTTTTCTCGACGAGAACACCTACTCCAGAGTCTGTCTGTATATGGTCAGCATGGTTAACCTGCTCACCTATCCTGAAGATCAGCAGTTCCTCCGGACGGCACACGAGATTTATGTCCGCTATAAGGAGCTCACAAAAGCAATTGTACTTGCCATTCGACTTAACGACACGGATCTTATCAAGAGCGACATCAATGCTACTTCTGATCCGGTGCTCAAGAACCAAATGGCTTTCCTAGTTGCCAGACAGCAGATTTGGCTCGATATgcctgaagaggaggagaacaCATCCTTCATGGACTGTCTTAACAATATAACGATATCCAAGCATTTCAAATCCCTGGGCAAAGAGcttgatatccttgaacCCAAGAATCCAGAGGACATTTACAAGACACACCTGGAAAGCAGCCGAGGCGCTGGTTTGACAAATGTTGACTCCGCGAGACATAATTTGGCAAGTGCGTTTGTGAACGCTTTTGTCAATGCTGGTTTTGGTAAAGACAACCTGATGCTAGGAGACGATGACAAAGGAAGTTGGATctggaagacaaaggacGATGGCATGTTGTCGACAACGGCTTCATTCGGCATGCTCTTGTCGAAGGACACCGACACTGGCTTGGACAGAATTGACAAGTTTACCTATGCTACCGAGGAGCAAATTAAGGCCGGTGCTTTACTGGGCACAGGTATGATCGGTTCCGGCGTACGACTAGAGGCGGACCCTGTCCTGGCTCTCTTGGGTGATCCCGAAGTTTGGCAAGAAAAGAGTGTACCGGTCAGAGTTGCTGCCATAATGGGTCTTGGTTTGGCCTACGCTGGCTCCAATAAGGAGGAGCTCCTGGAAATCCTTCTTCCCGTCGTTGAAGATGTCTCCCTGGATATGCAGCTCTCGGCAATGGCGGCTGTCTCGTTAGGTCTTATTTTCGTTGGCTCTTCGAATCACCAAGTCAGTGAAGCCATTGCTACGACTTTGATGGACGAGGAGCGACAGAAGCATCTGAAAGATAAATGGACCCGCTTCATGGCTCTTGGTCTGGCTCTACTGTACTTCGGCCGCCAGGAGGAGGTGGACGTCATTCTCGATATTCTGAAGGCCGTCGATCACCCAATGGCCAAGCCGACCTCCGTTCTTGCTTCTGTCTGTGCTTGGGCAGGAACTGGAACTGTTTtgaagctgcaggagcttctccaCATTTGCAATGACCTTATTGAAGAGAATGAcgagaagaaaggagatgAACTTGTCCAATCCTACGCTGTCTTAGGCCTCTCCCTCATTGCTATGGGCGAGGAAGTCGGACAGGACATGATTCTCAGACAGTTCGGTCATCTTATGCATTATGGTGCCAGCAACATTCGAAAGGCGGTCCCACTTGCAATGGGTCTGATCAGCCCCAGCAACCCACAAATGAAGGTCTACGACACACTGTCGCGGTACAGCCACGACAATGACAATGATGTTGCCATCAACGCGATCTTCGCCATGGGTCTTTGTGGAGCGGGTACCAACAATGCCCGTCTTGCGCAGCTGCTGAGGCAATTGGCAAGCTACTACCACCGTGACCAAAACTCATTATTCATGGTCCGCATTGCTCAGGGTCTTCTTCACATGGGTAAGGGTACGATGACCCTGAACCCGTTCCACACCGACCGCCAGGTTCTTTCCCGTGTAGCAGCAGCTGGCCTACTC carries:
- a CDS encoding proteasome regulatory particle base subunit RPN1, which codes for MAKEGERSAPADKGKGKVDDVKDLPGAKKTQNDEKTQANGKKKEEESKEEELSEEDQQLKSELEMLVERLKEPDTTLYAPALDAIKNFIKTSTSSMTAVPKPLKFLRPHYDELTELYEKWPAGAVKDSLADMLSVLGMTYGDEEKLETLKYRLLTKAEDLGSWGHEYIRHLALEIGQEYQNRLNAEKDVQDLIDLSLSLVPYFLSHNAEADAVDLLSELEIIEEIPRFLDENTYSRVCLYMVSMVNLLTYPEDQQFLRTAHEIYVRYKELTKAIVLAIRLNDTDLIKSDINATSDPVLKNQMAFLVARQQIWLDMPEEEENTSFMDCLNNITISKHFKSLGKELDILEPKNPEDIYKTHLESSRGAGLTNVDSARHNLASAFVNAFVNAGFGKDNLMLGDDDKGSWIWKTKDDGMLSTTASFGMLLSKDTDTGLDRIDKFTYATEEQIKAGALLGTGMIGSGVRLEADPVLALLGDPEVWQEKSVPVRVAAIMGLGLAYAGSNKEELLEILLPVVEDVSLDMQLSAMAAVSLGLIFVGSSNHQVSEAIATTLMDEERQKHLKDKWTRFMALGLALLYFGRQEEVDVILDILKAVDHPMAKPTSVLASVCAWAGTGTVLKLQELLHICNDLIEENDEKKGDELVQSYAVLGLSLIAMGEEVGQDMILRQFGHLMHYGASNIRKAVPLAMGLISPSNPQMKVYDTLSRYSHDNDNDVAINAIFAMGLCGAGTNNARLAQLLRQLASYYHRDQNSLFMVRIAQGLLHMGKGTMTLNPFHTDRQVLSRVAAAGLLTVVVSLIDAKQFILAEHHYLLYFLITAMYPRFLVTLDEDLQPLTVNVRVGQAVDVVGQAGRPKTITGWQTQSTPVLLSYGERAELEDEQYIPLSSTLEGLVILRKNPDWQENSA